Sequence from the Collinsella aerofaciens ATCC 25986 genome:
TCGTATCCCAAAGCGATGCGTAGCTTTTTGCGGAGTGACGAGATATGAACGCGGGTCGCGTTGCTAAAGCTGTTCACGCTGCTATCCCAAACGTGCTCGATAAGCTCCTCTTGGCTTACCGGACGTCCCTGATTAAGCATCAGGTATTCCAAGATTCCCGTTTCCTTGCGCGTAAGAGATAAAGTCTCGCTGTCCACGGAAGCGATGCGCGCCTTGGTGTCAAAGCGGAGCTTTCTGCAGGTTAAAACTACGTCGCTTTGTGTAAAGCGTCTGAGGGTAAGGCTGCGGATCCTTGCCGCAAGCTCGTCCAGATGAAACGGCTTGGTAAGGTAATCGTTGGCGCCGGCATCGAGTCCGGCGACTTTATCGGACACTTCGCCACGCGCGGACAGAATCAGTACCTTGGTCTCGCAATCGGTTTTCCTAAGTTCCCCGAGCACGGTCATGCCGTCGACATGGGGAAGATTGAGGTCGAGTACCACGAGGTCAAAGACTTCGACGCCCAGCAGGTCGAGCGCCTCCCGTCCATCGTGGCAGCAGTCGACGCTGTACGCCAAGTTTCGCAAACTGCGTGCGATCGTGGCGCATAGTGCTCGCTCGTCCTCGACGATCAAAATACGCATAACAGTCTCCTTGCACATTCCAAATCGCGCTTAACACGGATTTTATAGTCGATATGGTCCAATGGTCGCGTAACGAAAGGAGTGGTTGGGTTGTTCAAAGCGGTAAAACCCGTGGTACAGGTCGCTTTGTTGATCGTCGGAATTGCCATGGTGTGCTTTGGCGTTATGCGTGGCGAGGCGGATGCCGTGCTGGCCAAAGCGATTAGGCTGTGCTTGGAGTGTATCGGAATTGGATAAAAGAGAAAACACTGCGTCGCATGTTTTGGCCCAATTTCGCGGATTCATTCAGGCGGCGGCAACACTTATTACCAACATTCACCTGCCAAACTTTGCCAAAGGAAGCATCTATCAGGGCGCGGGAAAAACAGTCTGCGTACCTGGACTTAATTGCTATTCGTGTCCCGCGGCATCGGGTGCGTGCCCCATCGGGTCGTTCCAGTCGGTGGTAGGTTCATCCAAGTTCAACTTTTCTTACTATGTTACCGGTACGCTCATTTTGCTCGGCGTGCTGCTGGGACGTTTTGTATGCGGCTTTCTGTGCCCGTTTGGCTGGCTGCAGGAGCTGCTTCATAAGATTCCCGGCAAAAAGCTTTCGACAAAAAAGCTCAAGCCGCTCACGTACATCAAGTACGTCGTGTTGCTGTTTGCCGTGGTGCTGCTACCCGTCTTGGTGGTTAACGACGTGGGCATGGGCGACCCGTTCTTTTGTAAGTACATCTGTCCGCAGGGTGTGCTCGAGGGCGCCATTCCGCTGGCCATTGCCAATGCCGGCATTCGATCTGCGTTGGGACAGCTCTTTACTTGGAAACTTGTCGTTCTCATTGCCGTGGTAGTGCTGAGCGTTTTGCTCTATCGCCCCTTCTGCAAATGGATTTGCCCGCTCGGCGCATTCTATGCGCTCATGAATAAGGTGTCCTTGTTGGGGATTCAGGTCGACGCGTGCAAATGCGTCTCGTGCGGCAAGTGTTCAAGGGTTTGTCAGATGGACGTTGATGTGGTCCGCGCGCCCAATCATGCCGAATGTATCCGGTGCGGAAAGTGCATCGGGGCCTGCCCCGTCGATGCCATCAGCTATCGCTATGGCCTGGATGTGTCGGCGGAAAAGCTTCCCTTGACCGCCGATAAAAAGTAAACAAGCTTCGACAAAACGGAGGAATGACTATGAAGCTTTCTAAGATTGCGGCCCTGTTTATGGTGCCGGTATTGGCCTTGTGCCTTGTGGCATGTTCGGCGCCCGGTGGCAATGCGAGCGAATCTGCGAGCTCCGATCCTAAGATCGCAGAACTCACTGCGCAGAAGCCGGCCAATGCCGACGAGGCCGCCGAGCTGTATGCGAAGCTCATGCAGAAGGAGAACGAGATCTTTTCGAGTGATAACGCGCTGTGGGAAAAGGTATTCAATGCAGCAAATAAAGACTCGGCAATGATTGAGGATGGCAGCAATTACGGCGATTTCCTGCTCAAGACCATCGACGGCGCTAAGGATGAGTTTACGGCGGATGAGCTTAAGACGCTCAAGGCTGGTGCGCAGCAGATCAAGGAGATCGAGGACAAGCTCGAGAGCTTGGAGAAGGAGTTCCCCGGCTGTGGAAGCACGCCGAGCGCAGGCGAGAGCGTCGACGCTTCGACCGCTGGCATGACGGCTGGTGCCAATGCTTCGAGCGAGGCGACGAAGTTCCCCAGCTTTACGGGCAAAGACCTGGATGGCAACGACGTGAACAGCGACGAGCTGTTCTCTAAGAACAAGGTCACCGTCATGAACTTCTGGTTCACTACTTGCAAGCCGTGCGTGGGCGAGCTGGGCGATCTTGAGAAGCTGAATCAGGAGCTTGCCGAGAAGGGCGGCCAGGTCGTGGGCGTCAATTCCTTTACGCTCGATGGCAACAAGGGCGAGATCGCAGATGCCAAGGACGTGCTGAGCAAGAAGGGCGTGACATATAAGAACATCTGGTTCAAGTCGGATAGCGAGGCCGGTAAGTTCACGTCAAATTTGTTCTCGTTCCCGACAACGTATGTCATCGATCAGAACGGCAACATCGTAGGGGATCCAATCGTGGGAGCCATCAGCTCCGCCGAGCAGCGCGCAGCACTCGACAAGCTTATCGACCAGGCGATTGCGAATAGCGAGCAGTAAAAAACGCGTAAAGCATGGCGAGGATCGTGCGCCGCTGTGCGGAGTAGTCCGCTGCCTTTCAAGATAATCTCCACCATATAGAGGTCCCGCTCGGGGCCTCTTCTTTTAGGCGCCGTCCCGTTCGTTTTTTGATGCGGTTCCCTACATTCCTCACTGGTGTCGGTGAAAAATGGGGATAGAGTAGGACAAACGCGTCGAATACGAACGGCGGGGGAGAGCGGGCAGGGTGCCTGCGCAGGAGAGGTTGCCGTCCATGTTGGAGCTCAAAGGTATTTGCAAAAGGTACGTTACGCAGTCGTTTACGCAGGTGGCGCTCGACAGCGTGAGCCTGTCTTTTCGGGATAACGAGTTCGTGGCCATTCTGGGACCTTCGGGGTCGGGCAAAACTACGATGCTCAACGTTATCGGTGGGCTCGATCATTTCGATTCTGGCGACCTGCTGATCGACGGTATTTCGACCAAGGATTTTCACGATCGCGATTGGGATGCCTACCGCAACAACCGCATCGGCTTTGTGTTCCAAAGCTATAACCTCATTCCGCATCAGACCATCTTGGAAAACGTGGAGCTGGCGCTTACGCTCACAGGTGTGGGGCATGCCGAGCGCCGCCAGCGTGCGCGCGAGGCGTTGGAGAAAGTCGGCTTGGGCGAGCACGTTAACAAGCGCCCGAGCCAGCTATCGGGCGGGCAGATGCAGCGCGTGGCCATTGCCCGCGCCCTGATCAATGACCCTGAGATCGTCCTTGCCGACGAGCCGACTGGCGCTTTGGATTCAACGACATCCGTGCAGGTTATGGATTTGCTCAAAGAAGTTGCGCGCGACCGTCTGGTCATCATGGTCACGCACAATCCCGACCTGGCATACCAATACGCCACGCGCATCGTCAACCTGGCGGACGGCAAGATCACCGATGATTCCGATCCTTTCGATGTCGCTGACGCCACGCGCCGCGAGGCCAAGCCTACGCGCAAAACCTCGATGAGCTTTGTGACGGCGCTGGGGCTTTCTGCCCGAAACCTCATGACCAAGAAGGGCCGCACGGCCATGACGGCCTTTGCGGGCTCGATTGGCATTATCGGTATCGCGGCGATTCTGGCGCTGTCCAACGGCGTAAACGGCTACATCAAAAAGGTCGAGGAGGATACGCTCTCGAGCTACCCACTCACCATTTCCAAGCAGGATTACGACCTGTCGTCCATGATGGGCGGACAGGGGGCTGCGGATGATGACTCGCCTGAAAACGTGGATTCGTCCGACGACAGTGCCGAAACCGATAAGATTCCCGTGGTCACGGCCGTAAAGGATATGTTTGCGAGCGTTAAGTCCAACTACATGACGAGCTTTAAGGCATGGCTTGACGACGGCGGCGACGGTATCGACAAAGAGGTCAACGCCATTCAGTACGGCTACGGTGTATCGCCGGTTGTCTATCGTGCCGGCAAGGGCGATGAGAAGCCCGTTCGGCTTGTTCCCAACGCAATGACCGAGGCTATGAGCGGAGGCGCGAGTTCGGCGGCAACGGTGAGCATGGAATCCATGGGAACCTCGGTCTTTAACGAGATGATTGACGACCAGAGCCTGCTCGACAGCCAGTACGATGTCGTCGCCGGTCATTGGCCCACGTCTGCCAACGAAGCCGTGATGGTGCTTTCGAGCCGCGGTACGGTGGGCGACTATACGCTCTACAGCATCGGTGCGCTGGATATCGATGAGCTCAACGATCTGGTAAACAGTGCCATGACGGCCGACGGTGGGGTCAAAGCACCCGAGACCGGCACCGACTTTACCTACGACGATGCGCTGTCCACGACGTTTAAGGTGCTGTCGCCGGCCGATGCCTATCGCAAAAACGAAGAGACCGGCATGTGGACCGACATGTCTGGTGACGCCGACTTTATGGCCGCCAAGGTTGCCGATGGCATCGACGTACACATCGTGGGTGTGGTGCGCCCTAACGAGACGGCCAATGCGAGTGCGTTGTCTCCGGGCATTGCCTATACACATGCGCTGACTCGCCAGCTTATGGAGCGCGCCGCCGATTCGCAGATTGTGCGGGAGCAACTCGCCCACCCCGAGACGGATGTCTTTACGGGCAAAACCTTCGACGAACTGCAAGGCGAGGCCAAACAAGGCGTGGATCTGGGCAGCATGTTCAGTGTGGACGAGGCGGCGCTCAAGAGCGCGTTCTCGTTCGATACCTCCGTGCTCTCGGGTGTTGCCGGCGGTATGGACCCGTCGTGTCTTGACTTGTCCGAGCTGGACATTGACCTTTCGGGCGTAGGGAAGGATATCGACTTCAGCGACATCATGTCTAAGGCGCCAGCCCCCGATTTCTCGGGTGTCTTCGATGGGTTGGAGCTTACACCCGAGCAGATGCAGCAAGTGGGGGCGCTCGCCAACCAACTGTTCACGGGCTTTATGCAGTCGGAACAGTTTAAGGCGCTGACGCCCGAAGATCTTAAGGACGCGTCAAAGCTTGCCGCCGCGTTCTCGACGTATCTTGAGAGTGATACGGCAGCCCAGCAAATCCTGGCTCAGCTCAAGGCACTCGGCGGCGATGCCCTGGCCGAGCGCCTGCAGCAGGCGATGACCGACTATGTACAAAAGCAGCTGGCTCCGTATCTGCAGCAGGCTCTGGATCAGATGATGAAGTCGATCAGCGACCAGATTGCGACGACGGTGTCAACTCAGCTCAAGGCAGGCGCGGCAGGGCTCATGGGCCA
This genomic interval carries:
- a CDS encoding response regulator transcription factor, with product MRILIVEDERALCATIARSLRNLAYSVDCCHDGREALDLLGVEVFDLVVLDLNLPHVDGMTVLGELRKTDCETKVLILSARGEVSDKVAGLDAGANDYLTKPFHLDELAARIRSLTLRRFTQSDVVLTCRKLRFDTKARIASVDSETLSLTRKETGILEYLMLNQGRPVSQEELIEHVWDSSVNSFSNATRVHISSLRKKLRIALGYDPIRNRIGEGYVMEDSE
- a CDS encoding CD1871A family CXXC motif-containing protein, coding for MFKAVKPVVQVALLIVGIAMVCFGVMRGEADAVLAKAIRLCLECIGIG
- a CDS encoding 4Fe-4S binding protein, whose protein sequence is MDKRENTASHVLAQFRGFIQAAATLITNIHLPNFAKGSIYQGAGKTVCVPGLNCYSCPAASGACPIGSFQSVVGSSKFNFSYYVTGTLILLGVLLGRFVCGFLCPFGWLQELLHKIPGKKLSTKKLKPLTYIKYVVLLFAVVLLPVLVVNDVGMGDPFFCKYICPQGVLEGAIPLAIANAGIRSALGQLFTWKLVVLIAVVVLSVLLYRPFCKWICPLGAFYALMNKVSLLGIQVDACKCVSCGKCSRVCQMDVDVVRAPNHAECIRCGKCIGACPVDAISYRYGLDVSAEKLPLTADKK
- a CDS encoding TlpA family protein disulfide reductase, with amino-acid sequence MKLSKIAALFMVPVLALCLVACSAPGGNASESASSDPKIAELTAQKPANADEAAELYAKLMQKENEIFSSDNALWEKVFNAANKDSAMIEDGSNYGDFLLKTIDGAKDEFTADELKTLKAGAQQIKEIEDKLESLEKEFPGCGSTPSAGESVDASTAGMTAGANASSEATKFPSFTGKDLDGNDVNSDELFSKNKVTVMNFWFTTCKPCVGELGDLEKLNQELAEKGGQVVGVNSFTLDGNKGEIADAKDVLSKKGVTYKNIWFKSDSEAGKFTSNLFSFPTTYVIDQNGNIVGDPIVGAISSAEQRAALDKLIDQAIANSEQ
- a CDS encoding ABC transporter ATP-binding protein/permease codes for the protein MLELKGICKRYVTQSFTQVALDSVSLSFRDNEFVAILGPSGSGKTTMLNVIGGLDHFDSGDLLIDGISTKDFHDRDWDAYRNNRIGFVFQSYNLIPHQTILENVELALTLTGVGHAERRQRAREALEKVGLGEHVNKRPSQLSGGQMQRVAIARALINDPEIVLADEPTGALDSTTSVQVMDLLKEVARDRLVIMVTHNPDLAYQYATRIVNLADGKITDDSDPFDVADATRREAKPTRKTSMSFVTALGLSARNLMTKKGRTAMTAFAGSIGIIGIAAILALSNGVNGYIKKVEEDTLSSYPLTISKQDYDLSSMMGGQGAADDDSPENVDSSDDSAETDKIPVVTAVKDMFASVKSNYMTSFKAWLDDGGDGIDKEVNAIQYGYGVSPVVYRAGKGDEKPVRLVPNAMTEAMSGGASSAATVSMESMGTSVFNEMIDDQSLLDSQYDVVAGHWPTSANEAVMVLSSRGTVGDYTLYSIGALDIDELNDLVNSAMTADGGVKAPETGTDFTYDDALSTTFKVLSPADAYRKNEETGMWTDMSGDADFMAAKVADGIDVHIVGVVRPNETANASALSPGIAYTHALTRQLMERAADSQIVREQLAHPETDVFTGKTFDELQGEAKQGVDLGSMFSVDEAALKSAFSFDTSVLSGVAGGMDPSCLDLSELDIDLSGVGKDIDFSDIMSKAPAPDFSGVFDGLELTPEQMQQVGALANQLFTGFMQSEQFKALTPEDLKDASKLAAAFSTYLESDTAAQQILAQLKALGGDALAERLQQAMTDYVQKQLAPYLQQALDQMMKSISDQIATTVSTQLKAGAAGLMGQMATQMSSSFANLASTMRVDASAFARAIHFNMDAEDLSSLMMSYAKASQLTCDNNLTTLGYADEADPISVKIFPRDFEAKERVLDHIDAYNKQVKAAGHDEQAISYTDYMGIIMGSVTDIVNTISLVLIAFVSISLVVSSIMIGIITYISVLERKKEIGILRAIGASKRNVANVFNAETFIEGLIAGVFAIVVVVLVSFPVNTWALAAKQVPNLMSLPVQDALVLIAISVLLTVVAGLLPARSASKKDPVEALRSE